A genomic stretch from Maniola jurtina chromosome 26, ilManJurt1.1, whole genome shotgun sequence includes:
- the LOC123878316 gene encoding zinc finger protein 846-like, translated as MGKANPYTSMFRSASHAGGHWSTALQPACSNATAFKELSNIPSEVHLRAAWLRALGKQDNLPDSAVVCSQHFLNEDIYETESGSRQIRSHAVPSTVQVCMICLDTDSKLILMSKYALEESYEKLTGEPLCDQGNLKPTPCVQCAQRLINFNRFRDKSLRARALMMDLVQKHGLITGQHIKLINRTKHQLKSNMVFTTLGPDHCDLHILEHPSEDNQKELEETRLESIIKIEGNDESMTADEDMKMENEDDNNVSDFIRDPLKYESAPFQCTFCWEEFVHEHAYMQHMCTYLQDGNGDGEYETSQVSKPHTAVSSSSAHSALSTEMKHAGPSTSTHAAMALVIPDKEPANEDTDAVRESKPVFELNNGAFDNHTSDISCKRNINISRLTNCVVKLYDIFKNPKVNQNIASKDINYHANEIPTTVDVGPDINTVKALQSKTDCLKNDNNMQCNNSLENSSHVEERGFICDICRKMYNRKCLLVKHIKTHSEVGLFTCNICQYKCKYQSYLKIHMRTHTGEKPFLCKLCNYRCIQSSYLVQHMRTHTGDRPFSCKLCDYKCATNSSLVTHMRTHTGIKPFLCNLCNYKCTENSTLVTHMRTHTGERPFSCKSCNYKCATNSTLVMHMRTHTGQRPFPCKLCDYKCARNSTLVKHMRTHTGEKPFSCKLCNYKCARNDTLVRHMGTHTGKKPYSCKICEYKCANSSHLVQHMRTHTGIKPFLCNLCNYKCTQSSSLVQHMRTHTGERPVSCKLCNYKCSQSSHLVQHMRTHTGIKPFLCNLCYYKCTQSNSLVQHMRAHTGERPFLCELCDYKCARNSTLVTHMRTHTKPYSCKICKYKCAHKASLMSHIRTHTAIGETPSSSS; from the exons atgggaaaggctaatccatatacatcgatgttcaGATCAGCTAGTCACGCTGGTGGTCATTGGAGCACTGCCCTGCAGCCCGCTTGCAGCAACGCAACAGCTTTCAAAGAGTTATCaaa TATCCCGAGTGAAGTGCATCTCCGTGCTGCCtggctcagagccctcggcaaacaagacaaCCTACCAGACTctgctgtggtctgctcgcagcattttctCAATGAagacatttatgaaacagaaagtggctcaAGGCAAATTCGTTCTCATGCTGTTCCTTCAACAGTGCAG GTTTGCATGATATGCCTAGACACTGACAGCAAGCTGATACTAATGAGTAAATACGCATTGGAAGAATCATATGAAAAGTTAACTGGAGAGCCT TTGTGTGATCAAGGAAACCTAAAACCAACACCTTGTGTACAATGTGCTCAGAGATTGataaattttaatagatttagagacaagagcttgagagcccGTGCACTGATGATGGACTTAGTTCAAAAACATGGATTA ATTACAGGACAACATATAAAACTGATAAACCGCACAAAACACCAACTAAAGAGTAATATGGTGTTCACAACGCTAGGGCCTGACCACTGTGACTTGCACATACTAGAACACCCCTCAGAAGACAACCAGAAAGAATTAGAGGAAACCAGACTGGAAAGTATCATTAAAATTGAAGGAAATGATGAGTCCATGACGGCTGATGAAGACATGAAAATGGAGAATGAAGATGACAATAATGTCAGTGACTTTATTCGGGACCCATTAAAGTACGAAAGTGCTCCCTTCCAATGTACATTTTGTTGGGAGGAGTTTGTCCATGAACATGCGTACATGCAACATATGTGCACATATCTCCAG GACGGTAACGGCGATGGTGAATATGAGACGTCACAAGTAAGCAAGCCTCATACAGCTGTGAGCTCCAGCTCTGCACACTCTGCACTCAGCACTGAGATGAA gcatgcaggtccCAGTACTTCCACACACGCCGCGATGGCCTTAG TCATTCCTGACAAAGAGCCAGCAAATGAAGATACCGATGCAGTCCGGGAAAGTAAACCAGTATTTGAACTAAACAATGGCGCATTCGATAACCATACATCCGATATCAGCTGCAAAAGGAACATAAACATTAGTAGATTAACAAATTGCGTAGTTAAATTATATgacattttcaaaaaccctaagGTCAATCAGAACATTGCCTCTAAAGATATCAATTATCATGCAAATGAAATCCCTACGACAGTAGACGTTGGACCAGACATTAATACAGTTAAAGCTTTACAAAGTAAAACTGATTGTTTGAAGAATGACAATAACATGCAATGTAATAATTCTTTAGAAAATAGTTCACACGTCGAGGAAAGAGGGTTCATTTGTGACATTTGTAGAAAAATGTATAACCGAAAATGTCTCTTAGTTAAACACATAAAGACTCACAGTGAAGTCGGACTGTTCACTTGCAACATTTGCCAGTACAAATGTAAATATCAAAGTTATTTGAAGATtcatatgagaactcacactggtgaaaaacctttcTTGTGTAAGTTATGCAATTACAGATGTATACAAAGTAGCTATCtagtgcagcacatgagaacccacactggtgatAGACCTTTCTCATGTAAGTTATGCGACTACAAATGTGCAACAAATAGCAgtctagtgacgcacatgagaacccacactggtatCAAACCTTTCTTGTGCAacttatgcaattacaaatgtacagaaaatagcactctagtgacgcacatgagaacccacactggtgaaaGACCTTTCTCTTGTAAGTcatgcaattacaaatgtgcaaCAAATAGCACTCTAGTGatgcacatgagaacccacactggtcAAAGACCTTTCCCGTGTAAGTTATGTGATTACAAATGTGCAAGAAATAGCACtctagtgaagcacatgagaacccacacggGTGAAAA ACCtttctcgtgtaagttatgcaattacaaatgtgcaaGAAATGACACTCTAGTGAGGCACATGGGAACCCACACTGGTAAAAAGCCATACTCCTGCAAGATATGCGAGTACAAATGTGCAAATAGTAGTCATCTAGTTcagcacatgagaacccacactggtatCAAACCTTTCTTGTGCAacttatgcaattacaaatgtacACAAAGTAGTAGTCTTGtgcagcacatgagaacccacactggtgaaaGACCTgtctcgtgtaagttatgcaattacaaGTGTTCACAAAGTAGTCATCtagtgcagcacatgagaacccacactggtatCAAACCTTTCTTGTGCAACTTATGCTATTACAAATGTACACAAAGTAATAGTCTTGTGCAGCACATGAGAGCCCACACTGGTGAAAGACCTTTCTTGTGTGAGTTATGTGATTACAAATGCGCACGAAATAGCactctagtgacgcacatgagaacccacacgaAGCCATACTCCTGCAAGATATGCAAGTACAAATGTGCACATAAAGCTAGTCTAATGAGTCATATAAGAACTCACACTGCCATTGGTGAAACGCCTTCATCAAGTTCGTGA